The following nucleotide sequence is from Dunckerocampus dactyliophorus isolate RoL2022-P2 chromosome 7, RoL_Ddac_1.1, whole genome shotgun sequence.
tttagAGGTGTCTTCTTGGGCACTCAAAGACGACATACAGAGTGtaaataatgttttgtttttatcacaattaattactttattttccAGTCCATTCCATGTTTGCTGACATTTACTTTAAAGCGCCATTAAACTGTCTTTCCAATTAACTAGTCAGCCAACGTTAAGCTATGCCTAATAGACCACAGTAACATGAAAGGGAAACTTAGCCGCCTCAGTATGTTAGCTAACAATCATTTCTACAATTCTGTCAAACTAGTTAACAAACTCATCTTTGGAGCAAAGACAATTTAGTTGATTAGCTGCATAGTTACTTTTGTAGCAGCTTTTGGTGCAGATCAAGGGATATACTTTCACTTTTTGCCATTACAGTCTGTTTGCATTGGGATCAGATGGGGCCTTGACCCCGAGATTCAACAGGAGACAGCACGTGTAGCGTTTGGAACCTACTTTGTGGGGAAATGGCATCAGGTTGTTCTCTACAGATTATTGTGTGATTTTGGGTTGCACCGGATGGTTTCAGATATGTCAGGACCAATGGAAATTTCTGGTACATAAACGTACCTATAGTACTCGTCCTGGGTGAGGgagtggtggtgatggtgatgtATCCACTGTTGTTCCAGGGCCAGTCTCTGGATCTGCAGCTCCGCGCTCTGGGCCTGCTGCATGGCCTGAAGCTGGTGGGCTGCCGACATGGGACCAGTAAGGGAGGACGGTTGGGGCAGGTCACGGAAAGGAGCACCTGGGAGAAGTGAggaaaaaatcatcagtatcaTTGCTAAGAGTCAGCTCTGAATTTTTAGGACTGTTTTGATAGAAAAAAAGTGAGTGAGTACATGGACGTGGAGTCTTCTCCTCACCAAACAGCTGTTGGCGAAGCACCTCGCTGTCAGTGAGGGGGTGAGCCAGGATGGGTGTGCCTAGTGTTGCTCCGGGGTAAGGCAGGCGTGCCAAAGGAGACCCCGACGCCAGCGGGTCCATCAGGGGGTGAACCCCGCCCGCCGCTGGATGCCAATGATGTAATAAGAAATATAGGAGATATTTAATAAGAGCCAAAGAAGCAGCAATACTTAAAAGGAAATTAAGAACTACTTCAGCATAGGTAGCATAGTTAGTAGCAGTGGATACCTGTGTCTTGTTGGTGCAAATGAAGGTGCGAATGGATGTGGGAGTGCTGGTGATGGTGGGGCGTGACGTTTAGCATCTGGACACGACCCATGTTttctcctccacttcctccacCTGTTCCTCCTCCATTTGCGTtgctgcctcctcctcctcctcctgcgcTTCCTCCCCTTTCTCGTTCCCTCTCCCTCTCTCGTTCCCTGTCTCCAAAGGCTGGTGGTGCCGTTCTGTCTCGTTCCCTCTCCCGCTCTCTGTCTCCACTCCTGTCTCGCTCAAAAGAGGCGGGTGAGCGAGTGGGAGTCGGGTAGGTCTCAGAGGAAGTGGTTGGTGGTAAATGAGAGGGCAGAGAACTGGGGAATGAAGAATGGGGGACTGGGTGCTGAACTGAAGTGGCGTTGGAGGttggtggagcaggaggaggaggagcagccgGAGGTGCAGCCGGGCCTGTGGGAGGCGGGGCAGCGGGTGGTGGGACAGATGAAGCGTGCGATGAAGGTAGGAGCGATGAAGGAGGTGGATTGGACAGGGACTGCGgcgcaggagggtttggaggtcGAGCTACTGGAGGCAGAGTTGGGTTCTGGAGATGTGGGGGACCTGCAGGAGGTGGGGGAGGAGGAGTGCAATAGAGTGACACCTCATTCGGTCCCCCTCCACCTCCCCCAAGGAGCAAGGAGTGGGCATGTGCATGAGCACTAGCATGGGAATGAGAGTGAGCCAGGGCTAGGGCTGCAGGATCAGGAATGGAGCTTGGTGGGTAGACCCGTTCATCACTCTTAAATTCAAATCCTGGCTTCATACGCTCACGGTGAGCAGCAACTGCATGAGGAAAGCCAACTCCTCCTAACCCTGAACCCCCAATTCCTCCGGGTACCGGGCCTCCCGCGACCCCAGGGTGACCTCCAACACCGTGGCCCCCTTCAAGGCTGCCACCATATAGAAAGCCCAAGATTGCTGCAGCTGTTGCAGCATCAGCAGGTAGGTGATGTGGATGGGCTAATGCATGATGATTCTGGAATTGGGGTAAAAAGAACGAGGGATGGACATGAGGGTGACCATGATGAACTTGAGGGTGGTGTGCTTGAGCCCGACTTGCGGGCCCCAGTGGGGACATAGCATGGGGACGGGCATACTCACTCAGGGTTCTTAGAGCTGGGGTATCAGGACCAAGATATGGACCACCGATACCTATTCCCAAAGCACCCTGAGGGCCCCCAACTACTGCTGATGCCCCAGCCATGGACGGCAGGAGAAGAGAGTGAGGGATAGCGTGAGAAAGACTGGGATGGAGGTGGTGCGCTGGAGGAAGGTGAGCATGCGGGTGTGAGGGATGATGCTGAGTGTGAGGTGGAGGGTGAGCGGCCGGGTTTCCCGGACAGGAGGAAGACGATGAAGGATCGAGGATCATAGAGGATGAGGTAGGGAAGAAGAGGGAAGAACCATGACGAGCCCCTGCAGCTGCACTAGCATCTTTTTGctgctgcaaaaaacaaaagaaaaaataaacattaattCCATTGTACGATCACTTTAATTTATTGTCATTGAAAACCATGAGGTGGTGATTCAAATTGCGGGAATTTTACAAATCAAACTtctcatatactgtatctaatattttaagggactgttttcaacacaacgtgagctgcagCGCTGAGACGCTGTCTCTGTATGACATGCTCTTCTCGACCagttatctgcagctgtgtgttggacAGACGGCACGTTAAGTCTCTACTCGATGTCAATTCCCAcccactcaagcttgacaaagccGCCCGgaaacatggcatgcacctcGCGGCAGCGTAACATGTGAATAGCGTAGACAgaacgtgaggtgcattcacagacattgggtcattacattattattacatttttttccccggcAAAGCCccacgacccactgaaaacgggtccgcaacccacttttgggtcccgacccaccattTGGGTCCACTTTGAACCACTGCTGTAGACACTAAATACCTGTTCTCCACCATTCAGCACTATATTTAGAAACTTTAGAGAGGCAGTTTTGCTCCACAAGCTCACCTGTAGATGGCGATCCAGTTCCCTCTCACGCTCCCTTTCGcgctctctttctttttctcttaGATCTCTGGCTCGTTGCTCAACCTCCCTCCGAGCTCTTTCTATCACCTCATTCCTCTTCTTCCATAATTTGGAACCGTCCAACGGAACAAAGAGGACATCGCTGCGGGCACAGGAGTTGCTGCTGCCTCGGTCAAGGACTTTGTGAAACCTAGAGACAAGTGACACAGTGCACCATTATTTCAACCATCAGGAGTCAATACCACAGTAATTTTGATACCTCTTATTGAGAACTCAAGTGAGAGACAAATGAAGGAAAACAATTACCTTGCTGATTGGCTAGCATGAATGGGAATGTCTACAGGCTTAGGTTCAGGAGATGGGCTTCTCAACACAGGTGGTGGACTGTCACTCTCGTCCCTGTCCTCTGGTGGTTCTTCCTTAATTACAGGCGGTTGGGGCAGGCCGGAATCTGAAAGGACATCTCCACCAGGAAGTGTTGGTGTAGTAATGTTGTTGTTAGTAAGAGGTGGAGGGCCCTTAGAGACATTCTGAGGTGATTGGGAGTTTGTATTGCTGTTAGTGGGTGTACCACCGTTGCTATTGCTGTTAGCCAGATTATTGCTGCCGCTCCCATTAGAGTGGTATGTTCCACTGAAGTTAGGGTGGCTGTTCAAGGTGCTATGTAAAGGGGAGGGACGGCATCCAGGTGATGGCATGCCTGGTCCAGGAAGGGGCATGTTAGGAGCAGAGGTGGATCCAGGGGGGAACGACGAGAAACCTCCCATCTGATTAGTGGAGGGGCTGGGTAGTGGGGATAGATGTGTTGGAGGAGTCTGAGCAGTTGACTGGTAGAGTGGAGCACGTATATTAGGTGCCATACCTGGTGGGGGTTGCTGAGTATGGGAAGTTTGAGTTGGAGGATATGGAGCATTTGGAGGGTGTCCATGACTGGTAGCAGAGGATGGAGACAGGGCAGGAGGTTGATTTGGACCCCCACGGTTTTGGTACAGAGCAGACTCTCGCAGGTTTGAgtccctctctctgtctctaGGTCCAGGCTGGTAGTGGGGGTGAGAAGGATTTTGCATTCCACCAGACCCTGAAAACTCTCTTCCTAGATTAGAGGTAACGCCAGGTGGGCTGAGATAATCTCGATTGGTTCCAGTGGAGGAGGGTGCGCCAGCACTGAAATCCTTCCCACCGGCGGGAGGATACTCTCTGTGAAAGCTGTCAGGTCCAGAGGAAGGGGTTTGTGCCTGGTCTATGGGAGGTGGAAAGTCACGATTGGAGGAGTTTGTGGGATGTGAGTGTGGGGGCAGGGAAGAATGAGGTGGGTGGCTACTGTTGTTTTGCGGTGATGCTGGTGGATCTCGACTCAGCATGGGGTTAACAGGTAGTCCGCTAGTTGAACTGGGGTGGTTTCCTTGTGAGATGGAGTTGTTTGGGTTACAGTTTCCTTCTCTTGTTTGGCCTCCAACCTCACCCCATCTGCCTCTGTCTTTGTCTCTGGTATGCCCCCCTCCAGCTCCGTTAGGACCAAAGTCTCTACTCTGGTTTTGGTTTGGCATGGGAAACTCTCTTCCTAGATCCCGTTCTCTTTCTTGCTCTCTGTCTCTGAAAGCTGGAACAAAGTCTCTTCTTTCAGCTCCTATATTAGAAGATCCATCTCTTCCAGAGCCTTGGAACTCCCTGTTTTGACCTACAGACAAACCTGCAAACTCCCTGCCTTGGATACCAGCCATCCCACCACTACCATTCGCCCCACTATTAGTGTTGCTGTTGTTACCAATGGGAGCAGAGAACTCCCTGTTGAGCTCACCCCGTGCTCCCCTCTCCCTGTCTCCCACAGACCCTCTGTCTCTATCCCCTCCCCCTCCAGCATACCTGGGAATGTACTCCCTGTGGGGGTGAGGGTGCGGATGGGGGAGGTAAGAAGGGTGAGAGGTGGAGTGTCGAGAGGAAGGAGGGTTGTAAACAGAGGGgagttgctgctgctgcactgGGGGCTGATGCTGGTGTGGGTGATGGTTGCCAGGGTAACGGTTGTAGCCCCAACTCCCCTGGCAACTGGTGGCTGTGCCACCCTGCCAGCTGGGGGAGCTGTAATGATGAGGGTGGGTGGTGGTTTGAGTCTGGGGTTGTGATTGTGGCTGAGACCCAGTTTGCAACAAGGACGGAGGAGTGGACTGGGTCTTGTCCAGGTGCTTATCCGCCTTATCCATTTTGTCTCTTTCTATTTTGACCTCAGCAGGAAGATTTTGTCCCCCGAGTTCCAGTGGTTTAAGAGcaggtggaggaggaagaggtggGGGCAAGGAGTGGGGAATGCTGGGGCTGTTATGGGAAAAATCTCCACCCACGGCAGATGTCTTTGTCACACATTGTGTGTTGGCTTTGGAATTCATTCTATTGCCACTTGGCACAGCATCAGTGCCAGTAGGTCCACCATACTCAACTTTACACATGAGTTTGGACTCCAGGGAGAAATAAGACTTCCTCCCTCCAGAGCTGTCATTTGAAGAATCCCCAGCTCCACGGAGCGAGGGATTGAGACCCGAGGAGGGGCAAGGATGGATAGGCTTAAGAGCACAGTCTTCAATTCGTGCATCCGTGTCCATCTTTTGTCCATCTCCACAGGGATCCTCCCCTCTCCGCTCTCGTAATGTCCTTCTGTCCTCTGAAGACACGTTTCCTGCGCTTCCATCTTTGCTTTTCTCCCGTTCCCTCTCTCCTTGCTTTGGTGAGTCAGGGCCCTCGGAATCAGAATCGAGGCTACCCAGAGGAGAAGCGGAGAGACTCGGGGATGAGGAACGATTGTCCTGGTCAATGTCCCGCCCACTGCTAAGGCTGCTGCTGCTATTTGCCAGGCTGCCCACAACCGAACTCCTGCTGCCCTGGGATTGGCCGTCTTCATTGTCACTCTCACGGGATTGGTTGGCCACCGAGGTTGGAGGCGGGACTGTGGCGGGAGCCAAGTTGTCAGTGGAGTGTGTTGATGTTGGAGGGTTCTGGTTGGCGGCTGGATCCTGACGAGAAAAGATCATTTGTGGATGAAGTAAAAATCAATGTTGTGAAAGGATCTATTGCCAGAGCACAGCAGAAATAACTCCTTATAGGTCAGACACACAAGCCATTTGGATGAATTATTCCACAGCTTTATATAACTGGCTGATGAAATGTAACACAAACCTGAACTTTCTGCCTTTTTGCAGGAGACACAAGTTCCTCCCCCTCGCTCTCGGATGAATCATGCCCTTGTGATCTGCGATTGAAGCGATTCCCAGCCAGTTCCTCACCGCCACCTCTTGGCTTAAGCGACACAATACTTTTAATTCTACAGACATGCGTTACTTTGAATGCATAGTGTTTTTAGACAAGTCAAAGACTCACTATCATGCAGGGCACATGCATTATCACAGATATCTATATTATAAACACACTACAAGTATACCAATGATTACAAGTACAAGGGTGAAAGTCATTATTACTATAATCACAATCATGGGCATGCATACACATTACATAAAGAGTGTACAGGCTCCAACCGTTTGTCTATCATTACGTTCAGGTCGAGTGGGGCTGGGGTGTGGGCGTCTACCCCTCCTCTCCTCGCTCGCCCCCCGCCGCCGCCCACTGCGCATGGGCATCTGCATGgtccaaaatgcaaaaatgttaacacaaaatgtcaaaacaggagGGGGTAGCAGGTTGTTCCAGGTGCAATATTAGGCATTTTGACcaagggttttcaaagtgtggcacagtagGACTCCACTTAGAGAATATAATACAGCCACGGCCTCCCCTACTCCctgaaaaaacaatttttatggAGCGGTTTTCTGTTCACGCCAGACTGTTTACTGCTCACACTCTCGGAactaaaatatattcattttgcCTTAAACATAACTGAGGTTAGCTtatcaagtttaaaaaatatttttttctttattttcctcaaGTTGCTACACTTCCGCTTTAGTCTTCTGGCGCCCCCTAGAGGATGcccgcctcacactttgaaaacagctGTTGTAGAACAATGTCAACCTGTCAATTTTCCAGTTTCTGGTCATCAAAGCACAATACCATGTCTATCCGTCTACATCTGTGTGTAAGGGTATTTTATAATGCCAAGACTGGGTAAAAAGTTTAGCACCTGGCACTCACTTATCCCTTCCTCTTgcgttgaaagcaattgtctgacatgtattttctacGTCACACCATGCGCTGACGACTGTTTGTCTAATTGCGGGATGCCGTGTCACTGTGTGAAAGCGCACCAATCCCACTTTGATGTGGTCTGTATAAATGGCACAGGAGAATACATGCCAGATCttctgttacagctctgatgCATCAACATTTTGAGGGATCTCTGTGCCAAGAGGCTATAGCATTGATTTTCAAACTGTGGCAAGAGTACCACTGTTGGTACATGGGCTCCATCTAGTGGTATGCAGAAACGGCAGAGGTTTTTttccatccaaccatcttctatgctgcttatcctcactagagtcgcgggtatgcttgtgcctatcccaactgacttcgggcgagaggcggggtacaccctggactggctgccAGCCCATCACCAgccagggcacatacagtactttcacactcacattcatatctatggacattTAGagctgccaattaacctaacatgcatgtttttggaatgtgggaagaaaccggagtacatacgcacgcacgggtagaacatgcaaactccacacagagatgcccaacggaaattcgaacccagatttttccgatctcctgactgtgtggccaaaatgctagcCACTAGGCCAATGTGCGGccccagagtttttttttttaagtaaaaatgaAATCGTATCGTGGAAATACTAGTATATGcaagaaatatgtaaaatagtCACTGGTGGTTGACTGGCCTGACTTCAGTTACAGGCTGTGTGCGTTCAGTCCCCACTCAGCAATGGTGtaaatggttgtctgtctctaAATGTGCActgattggctagcgaccagtacaggggtgtaccccgcctctcggcccaaaatcagctaggataggctacAGCTCACCCCTGAAACTGAACAAGatgagcagaagaaaatggatggctggacggATACAAATGTATTAACCACAGAGTCACTGAAATTGAGTTTCAAAATTCAGTTCAAATAAAATTTTCCTTTCCATTGTCTGGGAATAGAAGCCACATACACAAAGCTAGGTAACAAGTTAGGTACCTGGTGATAAACATTTGAGAACCACAGGATGAAAGAAGTCAGTGAGAGAGTAATTATGCTAAAGTTTTGCAAAAACTCTATGGCTGTGCGCCTCACCCATACCGATTCTTTGTGCGTCCGCGTTTTCATGATTTCTTCCTTATAATGCCCATTTTACAAAACACCAGGCATTGTATGGACTCGAATGGGTTGCTTCTGctgtttctgctgttgtttactCACTCCACTGAGAACCTGTAAAGAACCATAAACAAAGAAGGCATTATTTGGCCCGCAGATTTTTTAAAGACGGCATaaagtctctctctctttctctctctctctcacacacatacacacatacacacacacagggatgcAGAAATAACCGATGTGCAAAATAGGATCGACCACGTGCGGAGATGAAGAATTTGCACCATTGTGAAAACGTGTAATTTACAACTGCAGAAAGCCTCCCTTCATCGTTTAAAATTCCCAGCATGCCTCTCGCTCTTTCTGTCCCTGGATCAACACCActgctggcacacacacacacacacacagtggcggTTTGGCCTGTGTTCTTACACCAAAAACTTGATATTAGGTGTGCATGCAGTAGAACAGGCAGGCTAGGGAATAtggaggcacacacacacacacatacacacgcacacaaacaccccTCTGGCCACTTGTGGTTAACCCTATGTCCTATGACCTGGTTATGGCAGGATCACATGCTtatttgcaacaaaaaaagatcCATTTGGTGTATAATGAATGATGAATAAGGATATAAATAGTGTGCACAAAGGTGATTTTCTTTCCAGCTGCACGGCTACACATGACTATGCATTAATTATTAGTGTGTATGCTGCAGTGACATgcataatagaaaaaaatagagcaCACGTGTGTTTATGGACGtactctaataataataataatgaggatGCATGATGCATGGCACATACAGGTGGCAGCTACTGACTGGACTTATATGCAGGAATTAAGCACTGCAGTGCCAATGTAGAgatacatggatggataggtTAGAAAAGAGAATGGCGAAATTATCTCACGCCggctttgctttctttttttgcaggaATGTGGCTGTGCAGTCTCCCCGTAAGTCATCATGGAGCCTGAACGCAGCACCGGGATGACAATAAGGTACAATggaggggtgtgtgtgtatgggggggGGTAGATTCCAAAACACAcagcatacatttttttgtcagccCCCTTATTAATCCTGCTTACCTTTTAATATCCAACGATGTCTTCTAGTTCTactctcctttttccttccattGTTTCGCTTTCTCTCAACACACCGCCTcacgttgcaaaaaaaaaacccaacgaGGCGACTGAAAtcgtagcagcagcagcagcgtggAAAAATCTGAACTGTACAAATTGATGCGTATGTGCCCTGGCTTCTTACCCCACccccttttttttgcttttgcctcCACCTCCCCTCCTCCTTTCTTGTACCCCACTCTTCCTCCAAGacgacttttatttttttatatacgtATATGTCTCTCCCTGACTGGCTTTTTCTCTGTGAGAGGCACAATTTTAGCAGTGGAGAGAGGGATGAgagaaaggaggaggagaggagggcgTGATTTGCataaggaaaggaaaggaaaggaacgGGGGGAGAcgtcaggaggaggaggaggccaaAACTCTGAAGAGGGAGGGAGGGTCCCTCtggagtcacctttacagtacaCTGGATTATATTTGTCGTGCACACAAATACGTCGTAAAGATGCAAACCCAGCGTTAGCATAACAATAAAGACAAGAGTGATTTTAATTTGAATACAATAAGTTGTTGTCAAAGAATGTTCCCGTGATTGCTTCCACGTTCATGTCTGTCCTGCAGCTGTCTGTCTGAGCTTGTGTCCAGCCAAGCGGCTCTGCagacctcctcttcctcctccctccctctctctctctctctctctaccctTCACACAGCCCCCTGTCCCGTCTCCTATTGTGTGGTAACCATAGCAACCTAGCCGGAGACTGTTCCCAGTGCGCCTGCGTGGCTCCACAagccttttctttctttcttttttttttttttttaaccatcagTCGTCGTCACGGAGCAGCCTCGCCAAGCAGCACATAGCCAAACCTATCAGACTGGAGCATTCGGGCTGTCTCTGCTGGTCACTTGGTGTAACTGCAGAGGACAACGTGTCAAACATTCTGACTTCATTAAGATAACAATGTTCAGTTGAATGACGGATGAGTATTACGTATCTTGTAGTTACAAGAAAATAGCGTAATTCAATAAGAATGAAATTATAGATTTCTGATGCAAAGAAGTCACAGTTTTACACGAACAAAGTCATACTTTGGCGAGAGTAAGGTCGTAATGTAACAAGTTAACCCTAAtgccgaccctaatgaggataagcaacatagaggatggatggatgattggatATTACAAGTCAGAACCCccccactaccaccaccaccattttacaagaataaaatcttaAATTAACAGGATGTATGAGAAAAATGAGCACAAAAGTctcattttgcaagaaaacaaaTCTATGTAATTAATATTGCAAGATTAAAGTAATCATTTTCAAAGAAAGTCActatattttaatttcattttattgtttatttgatgtGGACATCAGAATTACATTGGACAAACCGGATGCATTGTTCGAGTGCTTCAGCACGTGCTAATTTGCAACACGTACAAAATAATAACGTAACataaaaagtgatcattttaggagaataatatCATGTGGGGgagaaagtcacaattttgggaaaataaagcaatactgtgtgaaaaaagtaatgattttatgagaaaaagttgtcattttgtgagaattaagccataatattatgaggggggAAAAGGCAACACTGGTGTGTACGGGAACATTACAAGAAAGggcataatattacaggaattacGTTTGAATATTATTTAGTTAGATTATAACTATATAGAATACATGTTGTATTATTATACGATTAAAGTTGCAACATTAGCAAAAAAGTAGTAACCACATGAGAGTAAAGTTGTATTTTGCAAGTGTGGGAATTTAGTCTGAAATAGTACAAGtttcttttgacattttgaccacttttttgccaaaatgcttTCTGAAAGTGTAATTTACCACTTTGCCCACTAGATAGCGCAATTACACCCTTAATTGTGCTTTTATTCACTTGCCCATTAAAATAaagatacagtatttgtatcaTTACTTGTCTTGGCCAATAAATATTGAGGCAGATGCGTTTATACAGTCAACATATAGCCATCTCTTTATTTGCCACAactacacacaaatagtgtttaaaGCTGCTTGGTGTTCACACTATAGGAAAGTTTGGGAAAGTGGTAGAACACAATAAAGACCAAAAGTCATCCACAGTTAGAGATAGGCGATCAGTGCAGGGTGACACAACAATAATTCAGTAAAGTCAACCACATAATAACCAAGCCTGGAGCAACACATTTGTTGTGCATTTCACACAATGATTGCTAGTATTATCATTATGTTTGCTTTATTGTCACCACTGGTGTTCAAAGTGCACTCGGGTTGCGAAAGTTGTGTCCAGCAAAGCGAGCCTGGTCACCCAACTCCTCCTCAATCCTGACAACATGACAAGTTGACAATGAATGTTGGAAAGGATGGAGAAGTACGGATGAGTTTATAGAGTCGACATACATTAGTGCTTCGCATTATAGACTTATGCATACAATTATATCAGGATACACACCTCATGAGCTGATTGTATTTAGCCAAACGTTCCGAACGACAAGGAGCTCCAGTTTTAATCTGAGGAAAGACAAAAAGACGTGGTGCGGGTTCATTATAATAAGCTTTGATAATGATCAGACCAAACCAGGAtagcaaacagatactttgcatgtgaacTTGATGGCTGCAGCAGTGTAAGGACACTTGATAATGCGAAAGTACATGTAAATGGCACCTAGTATCGTGGCATTCGTGTCTCTGTATACCTGTCCAGTGCAGAGTCCCACTACCAGGTCGGCAATAAAGGTGTCCTCTGTCTCACCCGAGCGGTGGCTTACCATCACTCCCCAGCCGTTCTCCTGAGCCAGCTTACAGCTGACGGGCAGAAAAAGAAGAATGACAAATCCTGTACACATTGACTGAAACTTAAAAAATCAATGCAAACACAAAATTTACTCACGCCTTAATGGCCTCCGTGATGGAGCCAATCTGGTTGACTTTAAGGAGAAGACAGTTGCAGGCCTTTTCCTCCACGGCTCGTTGTATCCTACGTGGGTTGGTGACCGTCAGATCATCCCCAACCACCTTCATGATGCAAACATCgcgtaaatacaaatacatatgatGTCTTTCCATCTAGTATCTGTTTATGTACCTATTCttttctgctttttaaaaatacattatagtgTTATTTGTCATTTAGCATGCTTCTTGAGCACATAAATGCACCTGGCAGCAgtgtttgaaaaagaaaaatctttATATTCTATAAATCTAGAATATTTTAATTTGGTGTTGCCGATTTTTCCTGTATCTAAGGACCTTGTGTCTTGTTTTCGAAgctattttgcttttttcccctgttTTTCCTTGTAAAGCAATTACAGCTGCAATTTACAATAAATATGTATGTTTATCCATTTTACCTGGATGCCCACTGAGGATGTAAACTGAGTCCAAGCAGGCCAGTCGTCCTGGTCAAAGGGGTCTTCAATGGAAACAACTGCAGGGAAGGCAGAAGAAGCCTTGAACGCTTGTTTACTCTGCTGTGCAATCATGTTCCACACAGATACAGCACACTATTATCTGGGCAAAGACACACATCCTCACTTGCCAAATGAGCACCATAATTAAAAGCTCTTTAAGAGGTCTAATTGTCAGGACTGGAGAGGCAACAAGCTTTCTTTTTGTCTCTGAGGTGACAGCCCTCGATGAAGAACTCGGAGGCGGCCACATCCATCCCGATCACTACTTTGTCTGTGTAGCCCGCCTTCTCTATGGCCGTCTTGATCAGCTCTAGAGCTGTGTGGTCACAcaagcaggaagtgatgtcacaagattctgaaagttttatttttttgcatttttaccttcactgtTCTCCTGAATGTTCGGGGCAAACCCGCCCTCGTCCCCCACATTGGTAGCATCTTGACCATACTTCTCCTTGATGACACTCCTCAGGGTCTGGT
It contains:
- the atn1 gene encoding atrophin-1 isoform X5, with translation MKTRTHKESMPMRSGRRRGASEERRGRRPHPSPTRPERNDRQTPRGGGEELAGNRFNRRSQGHDSSESEGEELVSPAKRQKVQDPAANQNPPTSTHSTDNLAPATVPPPTSVANQSRESDNEDGQSQGSRSSVVGSLANSSSSLSSGRDIDQDNRSSSPSLSASPLGSLDSDSEGPDSPKQGEREREKSKDGSAGNVSSEDRRTLRERRGEDPCGDGQKMDTDARIEDCALKPIHPCPSSGLNPSLRGAGDSSNDSSGGRKSYFSLESKLMCKVEYGGPTGTDAVPSGNRMNSKANTQCVTKTSAVGGDFSHNSPSIPHSLPPPLPPPPALKPLELGGQNLPAEVKIERDKMDKADKHLDKTQSTPPSLLQTGSQPQSQPQTQTTTHPHHYSSPSWQGGTATSCQGSWGYNRYPGNHHPHQHQPPVQQQQLPSVYNPPSSRHSTSHPSYLPHPHPHPHREYIPRYAGGGGDRDRGSVGDRERGARGELNREFSAPIGNNSNTNSGANGSGGMAGIQGREFAGLSVGQNREFQGSGRDGSSNIGAERRDFVPAFRDREQERERDLGREFPMPNQNQSRDFGPNGAGGGHTRDKDRGRWGEVGGQTREGNCNPNNSISQGNHPSSTSGLPVNPMLSRDPPASPQNNSSHPPHSSLPPHSHPTNSSNRDFPPPIDQAQTPSSGPDSFHREYPPAGGKDFSAGAPSSTGTNRDYLSPPGVTSNLGREFSGSGGMQNPSHPHYQPGPRDRERDSNLRESALYQNRGGPNQPPALSPSSATSHGHPPNAPYPPTQTSHTQQPPPGMAPNIRAPLYQSTAQTPPTHLSPLPSPSTNQMGGFSSFPPGSTSAPNMPLPGPGMPSPGCRPSPLHSTLNSHPNFSGTYHSNGSGSNNLANSNSNGGTPTNSNTNSQSPQNVSKGPPPLTNNNITTPTLPGGDVLSDSGLPQPPVIKEEPPEDRDESDSPPPVLRSPSPEPKPVDIPIHASQSARFHKVLDRGSSNSCARSDVLFVPLDGSKLWKKRNEVIERARREVEQRARDLREKERERERERERELDRHLQQQKDASAAAGARHGSSLFFPTSSSMILDPSSSSSCPGNPAAHPPPHTQHHPSHPHAHLPPAHHLHPSLSHAIPHSLLLPSMAGASAVVGGPQGALGIGIGGPYLGPDTPALRTLSEYARPHAMSPLGPASRAQAHHPQVHHGHPHVHPSFFLPQFQNHHALAHPHHLPADAATAAAILGFLYGGSLEGGHGVGGHPGVAGGPVPGGIGGSGLGGVGFPHAVAAHRERMKPGFEFKSDERVYPPSSIPDPAALALAHSHSHASAHAHAHSLLLGGGGGGPNEVSLYCTPPPPPPAGPPHLQNPTLPPVARPPNPPAPQSLSNPPPSSLLPSSHASSVPPPAAPPPTGPAAPPAAPPPPAPPTSNATSVQHPVPHSSFPSSLPSHLPPTTSSETYPTPTRSPASFERDRSGDRERERERDRTAPPAFGDRERERERERERGGSAGGGGGGSNANGGGTGGGSGGENMGRVQMLNVTPHHHQHSHIHSHLHLHQQDTAAGGVHPLMDPLASGSPLARLPYPGATLGTPILAHPLTDSEVLRQQLFAHQLQAMQQAQSAELQIQRLALEQQWIHHHHHHSLTQDEYYSHLKKESDKTL